A single genomic interval of Stieleria maiorica harbors:
- a CDS encoding YbaB/EbfC family nucleoid-associated protein, whose amino-acid sequence MFKGLGNLGNIASMMAAFRDLPQKMQELNARMQTEHVRGDSTCGRVFVIVNCVGQVQSVNITDDGISKAETEQAVVEATNAAGAVAKQTYAEAIRDMVADMNLDIPGIDGFLTSMMGR is encoded by the coding sequence ATGTTTAAAGGACTTGGCAATCTCGGCAACATCGCGTCCATGATGGCCGCATTCAGGGATTTGCCGCAAAAGATGCAGGAATTGAACGCCCGCATGCAAACCGAACACGTTCGCGGCGATTCGACCTGCGGCCGGGTGTTCGTGATCGTCAACTGCGTCGGGCAGGTTCAATCGGTGAACATCACGGATGACGGCATCAGCAAAGCGGAAACCGAACAAGCGGTCGTCGAAGCCACCAACGCCGCCGGCGCCGTGGCCAAGCAGACCTACGCCGAAGCGATTCGCGACATGGTCGCCGACATGAATCTGGATATCCCCGGTATCGATGGTTTTTTGACGTCGATGATGGGCCGCTGA
- a CDS encoding zinc ribbon domain-containing protein — protein sequence MAVDNKTLFESALLRRLHSLLLQIDDLEGQLDRGPRQIKAGESILDSCRDAVEAAKQNVKDATIACDEKQLQLKTREDRIEGLKAKLNTAASNKEFDLLKEQIAADQQANSVQSDEILEGLERIDELNDAVTAAEKDLAEKTTEHKKRVESVENRMAVVQADLDHVRNELVKAEAEIPAAARSEYKRLIEGRGDEALAPIEDDSCGGCHQTLTTQMVDRVRLGYLTHCPACSAWLYST from the coding sequence ATGGCCGTCGACAACAAGACACTATTCGAAAGCGCATTGTTGCGTCGTCTGCACTCATTGCTCTTGCAGATCGACGACTTGGAGGGCCAACTGGATCGGGGGCCGCGACAGATCAAAGCGGGCGAGAGCATTCTTGATAGCTGCCGCGACGCGGTCGAGGCGGCCAAACAGAACGTCAAGGACGCCACGATCGCCTGCGACGAAAAACAGCTTCAACTGAAGACCCGTGAAGATCGCATCGAGGGTCTGAAAGCCAAACTGAACACGGCGGCCAGCAACAAGGAATTCGATCTGCTGAAAGAACAGATCGCCGCCGACCAACAAGCCAACAGCGTTCAAAGCGACGAGATCCTCGAGGGCCTGGAACGCATCGACGAACTGAACGACGCCGTCACCGCTGCCGAAAAGGATCTCGCGGAGAAAACGACCGAGCACAAAAAGCGGGTCGAATCGGTTGAAAACCGGATGGCCGTCGTCCAAGCAGACTTGGACCATGTCCGCAATGAACTGGTCAAAGCGGAGGCGGAAATCCCTGCCGCGGCTCGATCGGAATACAAGCGATTGATCGAGGGCCGCGGAGACGAGGCGCTGGCACCGATCGAAGACGATTCCTGCGGCGGATGTCATCAAACGCTAACCACACAGATGGTCGATCGCGTCCGTTTGGGATACTTGACCCACTGCCCGGCCTGTTCGGCCTGGCTGTATTCTACGTAG
- a CDS encoding Gfo/Idh/MocA family protein, with translation MTNPTRRQFLATTTKAAAAATTLAAARPQTVHAAEDNMIRVGLLGCGGRGTGAAINALSVDNGPMTLVAMGDVSENKMKSSYTSLSEKRKIGDKVDVPEERRYIGFDAYKKVMDTLEPGDIVIMATPAAFRWVHYKYAIERGLNVFMEKPVTIDAPTSVRMLEINQAAIAKNLKVAVGLMCRHCVARQELFDRIQSGEIGDLLMLRAYRMAGPTGSAAAPPNTGDLSELMYQIKHFHGFLWLSGGAVSDFLIHNIDESCWMKNAWPVSAIASGGRHYRGEDVDQNFDVYSIEYTFADGTKLLVDGRTMPGCKREFASFAHGTKGSAVISTASHTPAKARIYSGQAFDKDNLTWEYPQPEPNPYQLEWDDLVAAIRSDTPYNEVERGVMASAVTSMGRMAAHTGQEITLDEFMKHDHEFAPNVDQLTLDSDSPLQLNAQGKYNIPMPGLVTKREYL, from the coding sequence ATGACGAACCCCACCCGACGACAGTTCTTAGCCACGACCACCAAAGCCGCCGCGGCCGCCACCACCCTTGCCGCGGCACGTCCGCAAACCGTCCATGCGGCCGAAGACAACATGATTCGTGTCGGTCTGCTCGGTTGCGGTGGTCGTGGAACCGGTGCCGCGATCAATGCCTTGTCCGTCGACAACGGCCCGATGACCCTGGTCGCGATGGGCGACGTGTCGGAAAACAAGATGAAGAGCTCCTACACGTCGCTCTCCGAAAAACGAAAGATCGGCGACAAGGTCGACGTCCCCGAAGAACGTCGCTACATCGGCTTCGATGCCTACAAAAAAGTCATGGACACGTTGGAGCCGGGCGACATCGTGATCATGGCCACCCCGGCCGCTTTCCGTTGGGTTCACTACAAGTATGCCATCGAGCGCGGGCTGAACGTGTTCATGGAGAAACCCGTCACCATCGACGCACCGACATCGGTGCGAATGCTGGAGATCAACCAAGCCGCGATCGCCAAGAATTTGAAGGTCGCCGTCGGTTTGATGTGCCGCCACTGCGTCGCCCGCCAAGAGTTGTTCGATCGGATCCAAAGCGGCGAAATCGGCGACCTGTTGATGCTGCGTGCCTATCGCATGGCCGGGCCCACCGGTTCAGCCGCCGCGCCGCCCAACACGGGCGATCTGAGCGAATTGATGTATCAGATCAAACACTTCCACGGCTTCTTGTGGCTCAGCGGCGGCGCGGTCAGCGACTTCCTGATTCACAACATCGACGAGTCGTGCTGGATGAAAAACGCTTGGCCGGTTAGCGCGATCGCCAGCGGCGGACGCCACTATCGCGGCGAAGATGTCGACCAAAACTTTGACGTTTATTCGATCGAATACACCTTCGCCGATGGAACCAAACTGTTGGTCGACGGTCGCACGATGCCGGGTTGCAAACGCGAATTCGCCAGCTTCGCGCATGGCACCAAAGGATCGGCGGTCATCTCCACCGCATCACACACGCCCGCCAAAGCTCGAATCTATTCCGGCCAAGCGTTCGATAAAGACAACTTGACCTGGGAATACCCCCAGCCCGAACCGAACCCCTATCAATTGGAGTGGGACGATCTGGTCGCCGCGATTCGCAGCGACACGCCCTACAACGAAGTCGAACGCGGTGTGATGGCCAGCGCCGTGACCAGCATGGGACGCATGGCCGCACACACCGGTCAAGAAATCACGTTGGATGAGTTCATGAAACACGATCACGAATTCGCTCCCAACGTCGACCAACTGACGCTCGATTCCGACTCGCCGCTGCAACTGAACGCGCAAGGCAAGTACAACATCCCGATGCCCGGGTTGGTCACCAAACGCGAGTACCTGTAG
- a CDS encoding TolC family protein has translation MGTRLTLGALLWIAGTAETNAQQLFGEQLGSEDQRSFAEFLAMVQDESQPPAVNDAPATDANGPPDATEVQPSDRQAVVGPDESLKLADVIASLYRAYPDIQRARQLRPLAGGELLSAYGAYDTKFDAHSLSEPTGFYENYRSGLGLARQTWWGGYLKAGYRIGRGFYQPWYKERQTDDAGEFKIGVAQPLLQGRAIDPQRVAVFQASLQQQAAGPQFQAAILETSSDAISLYWEWVAAGAVLKAQQELLELAVKRGKQFEAGVKAGKFATVNLVLNQQLIAERSALRLKAEQKFQAASLKLGLYLRNEAGQPLVPSKNWLPTRFPRIQPQREFDFNADLAAALGRRPEPQILQYELRQVQWDRRLACNEMLPRFDFVTEASQDMGEPATKSDDKGEFELMIGFQSEVPIQRRKARGKIQSTSAKIIQINEKLRLVRDKIATDLQIAQNQLMLAEQIVQQSELSLRAALDTLARYQKGFEKGYIDLIYLNLLETKANETEIKLVEAQRDWFTALGALQISLGLDPLDQAVVVSSLPASEMPGPGNLPEVDEIDDQQIDQDFQPAE, from the coding sequence TTGGGGACGCGATTGACGCTGGGAGCGCTGTTGTGGATCGCTGGCACCGCGGAAACCAATGCCCAGCAGTTGTTCGGCGAACAACTCGGCAGCGAGGACCAACGCTCCTTTGCCGAGTTCCTGGCGATGGTCCAAGACGAATCGCAGCCACCGGCGGTGAATGATGCCCCCGCCACCGATGCCAACGGGCCCCCGGATGCAACCGAGGTTCAACCATCCGATCGCCAAGCTGTCGTCGGCCCCGACGAATCGTTGAAGCTGGCCGATGTGATCGCCAGTCTGTACCGTGCGTACCCGGACATCCAGCGCGCCCGACAACTGCGACCGCTTGCCGGCGGAGAGCTGCTGTCGGCCTACGGGGCTTACGACACCAAGTTCGACGCCCATTCCCTTTCCGAGCCGACGGGTTTTTACGAGAACTATCGCAGCGGTTTGGGGCTGGCGAGACAGACGTGGTGGGGCGGCTATTTGAAGGCGGGCTACCGCATCGGCCGCGGCTTCTATCAACCGTGGTACAAAGAACGTCAAACCGATGATGCCGGCGAGTTCAAGATCGGCGTCGCCCAGCCACTCTTGCAAGGTCGCGCGATCGACCCGCAACGTGTCGCCGTGTTCCAGGCATCGCTGCAACAACAGGCCGCGGGGCCACAATTCCAAGCTGCAATCCTAGAGACGTCCAGTGATGCGATCTCCTTGTATTGGGAGTGGGTCGCCGCCGGAGCGGTGTTGAAAGCTCAGCAAGAACTGCTGGAGCTGGCGGTCAAGCGCGGCAAGCAATTCGAAGCCGGTGTCAAAGCCGGAAAGTTCGCCACGGTCAACTTGGTCCTCAACCAACAACTGATCGCCGAGCGAAGCGCACTTCGGTTGAAAGCAGAACAGAAGTTCCAAGCGGCCTCGCTGAAGTTGGGGCTGTACCTGCGAAACGAAGCGGGACAACCGCTTGTTCCGTCAAAGAATTGGTTGCCGACGCGGTTCCCACGGATTCAGCCGCAACGTGAATTCGACTTCAACGCCGATCTGGCCGCTGCCTTGGGGCGTCGGCCCGAACCACAGATCCTGCAATATGAACTGCGTCAGGTTCAATGGGACCGCCGCTTGGCGTGCAACGAGATGTTGCCCCGATTTGACTTTGTGACCGAAGCGTCGCAAGACATGGGCGAGCCGGCGACCAAGTCGGACGACAAAGGCGAATTCGAACTGATGATCGGATTTCAAAGCGAAGTCCCGATTCAGCGGCGCAAGGCGCGCGGAAAGATCCAATCCACATCGGCAAAAATCATCCAGATCAACGAAAAGCTGCGATTGGTGCGAGACAAGATCGCGACCGACCTGCAGATCGCACAGAACCAATTGATGCTGGCCGAACAGATCGTCCAGCAGAGCGAATTGTCGCTGCGAGCGGCGCTGGACACGTTGGCTCGCTACCAGAAAGGATTTGAAAAAGGCTACATCGACCTGATCTACTTGAACCTGTTGGAAACCAAAGCCAACGAGACCGAGATCAAACTGGTCGAAGCCCAACGCGATTGGTTCACCGCGCTGGGGGCATTACAGATCTCGCTGGGCCTGGACCCGCTCGATCAAGCAGTCGTGGTCTCGTCGCTGCCGGCCAGCGAAATGCCCGGCCCGGGCAACCTGCCCGAGGTGGACGAGATCGACGACCAGCAGATCGACCAGGATTTCCAGCCGGCCGAGTGA
- a CDS encoding formylglycine-generating enzyme family protein, with amino-acid sequence MIHPTISVSVRPATAAIVCLLAIGPVFAEAPVKVEPLPVADAVASTPAEMKPYAEPIEHTEFSIDMVPIPGGEFLMGSPDDEDDRGDDEGPQRTVKISPFWMGKFEITWEQYDVWNESVDQRMRKMLAIQATPRDLAVDGVSKPTEPYTDMSFGMGREDYPAICMTQHAARTYCKWLSAKTGRYYRLPTEAEWEYACRAGTKSAYSFGDDLDQLEDHGWFFDNSDDTYQRVGQKKPNPWGLHDMHGNVSEWVLDQYTPYDSITESVDPLVIPKTLYPRVVRGGGWDDDPEMLRSAARKASSDEWKEQDPQEPKSIWYHTDALSVGFRIVRPLEEPTPEAKAAKWDKTEPEQKDPEE; translated from the coding sequence GTGATCCACCCCACGATATCCGTCTCCGTCCGTCCGGCCACTGCCGCGATTGTTTGTTTGTTGGCCATCGGGCCTGTTTTTGCCGAGGCCCCCGTCAAAGTGGAACCGTTGCCCGTCGCCGACGCCGTTGCATCGACCCCAGCGGAGATGAAGCCCTATGCCGAGCCGATCGAGCACACCGAGTTCAGCATCGACATGGTTCCCATCCCTGGCGGCGAGTTTCTGATGGGCAGCCCCGACGACGAAGACGATCGGGGCGACGACGAAGGACCGCAGCGGACCGTCAAAATCTCGCCCTTTTGGATGGGCAAGTTCGAAATCACTTGGGAACAATACGACGTCTGGAACGAGTCGGTTGACCAGCGGATGCGAAAGATGCTGGCGATCCAGGCCACCCCTCGCGATCTGGCCGTCGACGGCGTCTCCAAGCCGACCGAACCCTACACCGACATGAGTTTCGGGATGGGCCGCGAGGACTACCCTGCGATCTGCATGACCCAACACGCCGCCCGCACCTATTGCAAATGGTTGTCCGCCAAAACCGGCCGCTATTACCGATTGCCGACCGAAGCGGAATGGGAATACGCCTGCCGCGCCGGGACCAAATCGGCATACTCCTTCGGCGACGATCTCGATCAGTTGGAAGACCACGGCTGGTTCTTTGACAACAGCGACGACACCTACCAACGCGTCGGTCAGAAAAAGCCCAACCCCTGGGGCCTGCATGACATGCACGGCAATGTTTCCGAATGGGTTCTCGACCAGTACACGCCGTACGATTCGATCACCGAATCGGTCGATCCCCTGGTGATCCCCAAGACGCTGTACCCCCGCGTCGTTCGCGGCGGCGGTTGGGACGACGATCCGGAAATGCTGCGCAGCGCCGCTCGAAAGGCGTCCAGCGACGAATGGAAAGAGCAGGATCCGCAGGAACCCAAGAGCATTTGGTACCACACCGATGCCTTGTCGGTCGGATTCCGGATCGTCCGCCCCTTGGAAGAGCCCACGCCCGAGGCCAAGGCCGCCAAATGGGACAAGACCGAACCGGAACAAAAGGATCCGGAGGAATAG
- a CDS encoding class I adenylate-forming enzyme family protein, giving the protein MLLGQQFLTPTDSPAPLESVTWRQLARWVRQVAVEFRTHDPNVAPIMHVVRNTPEDVIVALACLAAGRVEIPVDVDGGPDYLASCRRKVDCHWLDDSEKHQLVRRGYLAAMRGGRDQPVAVPNTVQPGDDALVLWTSGTSGEPKGVALSHEGQLLNAAAKLRAVPQSRSDLRLTVLSIAHGYARTCDLGTWLLSGCSLAIARGFEGWQRACDRLSPTLCNLVPSLAGRVMDCGPIPASLRLVGCGGAAMTTDQFWRWRERGVTVIQGYGLSEAGPVIASQTPEDSIPGHAGRPVDGWQIRLDEGRLFVRGKHLMRGYWQDPESTRRRIDAAGWLDTADRVRICPTSGQLQILGRCDDRIVLSNGHKIDPSGLEHQLAAIGGVRTAVVAADAEGRSVEYWIETADDALPMEEIEAITRCLPRWERPKQVRRLIVPYAARDRLFNRKGAIRRSEMLRHLERSTGSC; this is encoded by the coding sequence ATGTTGCTGGGACAGCAATTCCTGACACCGACGGACAGCCCCGCGCCGCTGGAATCCGTCACCTGGCGCCAGCTGGCTCGATGGGTCCGGCAGGTTGCCGTCGAGTTTCGCACGCACGACCCGAACGTCGCCCCGATCATGCACGTGGTGCGAAACACGCCGGAGGACGTCATCGTTGCGCTGGCGTGTCTGGCGGCGGGACGGGTGGAGATCCCCGTCGACGTCGACGGCGGACCGGATTATCTGGCCAGCTGTCGTCGCAAGGTGGATTGCCATTGGCTGGACGACTCGGAAAAACACCAGCTTGTCCGCCGCGGTTACCTCGCGGCCATGCGCGGCGGTCGTGACCAGCCGGTCGCCGTGCCGAACACGGTGCAGCCGGGCGACGATGCGTTGGTACTGTGGACCAGCGGCACATCGGGAGAGCCCAAAGGCGTGGCGTTGTCACACGAAGGTCAGTTGCTCAATGCGGCCGCCAAACTGCGTGCCGTGCCGCAATCCCGATCGGACTTGCGATTGACCGTCCTGTCCATCGCCCACGGTTACGCGCGAACATGCGACTTGGGAACCTGGTTGTTGTCCGGATGCAGTTTGGCAATCGCGCGTGGGTTCGAGGGCTGGCAACGAGCTTGCGATCGGTTGTCACCGACACTTTGCAATCTGGTTCCCAGTCTGGCCGGCCGCGTGATGGACTGTGGGCCGATCCCGGCGTCGCTGCGGTTGGTCGGCTGCGGGGGCGCGGCGATGACGACAGACCAGTTTTGGCGCTGGCGGGAGCGTGGAGTGACGGTGATCCAAGGATACGGATTGTCCGAAGCGGGGCCGGTGATCGCCAGTCAAACGCCCGAGGATTCGATCCCGGGACATGCCGGACGCCCTGTCGATGGCTGGCAAATTCGCTTGGATGAAGGCCGGCTGTTTGTTCGCGGAAAGCATCTGATGCGTGGCTATTGGCAGGACCCAGAATCGACCCGCCGTCGGATCGACGCGGCGGGTTGGCTGGACACGGCAGACCGAGTCCGGATCTGTCCGACCTCGGGACAACTGCAGATCTTGGGTCGATGCGACGACCGAATCGTGTTATCCAACGGGCACAAGATCGACCCGTCGGGACTGGAGCATCAGCTGGCGGCGATCGGTGGCGTGCGAACGGCGGTCGTGGCGGCCGACGCGGAAGGTCGCTCGGTGGAGTACTGGATTGAGACGGCCGATGACGCGCTTCCGATGGAAGAAATCGAGGCGATCACGCGCTGCCTGCCGCGTTGGGAACGGCCCAAACAGGTCCGGCGCCTGATCGTGCCCTACGCGGCCCGCGACCGACTGTTCAATCGCAAGGGAGCGATCCGACGATCCGAAATGCTGCGGCACCTCGAGCGGTCGACGGGTTCCTGCTGA
- the rpoN gene encoding RNA polymerase factor sigma-54, whose product MSMGLQARMVQTQKLAPRMIQSMEILQLPMLALQERIEQEMNENPLLEQQETEPGSPEDGDLAPSADTRSEDEKELVVDDNGDNSDDFERLQNMVAELPSTFDDSFRRSAGRMQEEADRRHDLMANAQSRPESLNDFLLHQLAELDIDDDVERIAERIISTLDARDGGYLRTPLADLLPSDHTAENYEVAERALKVVQSLEPTGIAARSLSECLLMQLRPEFEHYEEMEKLISSHLEDLAANRLPQIQKATGYSIELIQTVRAELQILNPKPGAAFMETYVPNVTPDIILEQDENGEYKITLDDDRVPSLYISEYYRRRLQDRSCTEEEREYIKRKINSAQWLIESIEQRRSTLTKVAEAIVAHQKKFFDEGPEAIEPLKMQQIAEKVGVHVTTVSRAVNDKWMQTPRGIIPLHRLFVGGTQTDDGEDVAWDTIRLKLQELIDGEDKRDPLSDESLVKKLAEEGMTVARRTVTKYRKRMGIPSSRQRKDWSLAKK is encoded by the coding sequence ATGTCGATGGGCCTGCAGGCCCGAATGGTCCAGACCCAAAAGCTGGCCCCACGGATGATCCAGTCGATGGAGATTCTGCAATTGCCGATGCTGGCGTTGCAGGAACGCATTGAACAGGAGATGAACGAAAACCCCTTGCTGGAGCAGCAGGAAACCGAGCCTGGGTCGCCCGAAGACGGGGACCTAGCACCTTCGGCGGACACCCGCAGCGAGGACGAAAAGGAGTTGGTCGTCGACGACAACGGCGACAATTCGGATGACTTCGAGCGACTGCAAAACATGGTCGCCGAGCTGCCGAGCACCTTTGACGATTCATTCCGCCGTTCCGCCGGCCGGATGCAAGAGGAAGCCGACCGGCGACACGACCTGATGGCCAACGCCCAGTCGCGGCCCGAGTCGCTGAACGATTTCCTGCTTCACCAGCTGGCCGAATTGGACATCGATGACGACGTCGAACGCATCGCCGAGCGGATCATCAGCACGCTGGACGCCCGCGACGGAGGCTACTTGCGGACCCCGTTGGCGGATCTGCTGCCGAGCGACCACACGGCGGAAAACTACGAGGTCGCCGAACGGGCGCTGAAGGTTGTCCAGTCGCTCGAACCGACCGGGATCGCCGCCCGATCGTTGAGCGAGTGTTTGCTGATGCAGCTGCGCCCGGAATTCGAGCACTACGAGGAGATGGAGAAACTGATCAGTTCGCACCTGGAGGACTTGGCCGCCAACCGCTTGCCACAGATCCAAAAGGCGACCGGCTATTCCATCGAACTGATCCAGACCGTTCGTGCCGAACTGCAAATCTTGAATCCCAAACCGGGCGCGGCGTTCATGGAAACGTACGTCCCCAACGTGACCCCGGACATCATTTTGGAGCAGGACGAAAACGGAGAGTACAAGATCACGCTGGATGACGACCGCGTGCCGTCGTTGTACATCAGCGAGTATTACCGCCGCCGGCTTCAAGACCGCTCGTGCACCGAAGAAGAACGCGAGTACATCAAGCGAAAGATCAACAGCGCCCAATGGCTGATCGAATCGATCGAACAGCGCCGCAGCACGCTGACCAAAGTCGCCGAAGCGATCGTGGCACATCAAAAGAAGTTCTTTGACGAAGGCCCCGAAGCCATCGAACCGCTGAAAATGCAGCAGATCGCCGAGAAGGTCGGCGTGCACGTGACGACGGTCAGCCGGGCAGTCAACGACAAATGGATGCAGACGCCGCGCGGGATCATCCCCTTGCACCGGCTGTTCGTCGGCGGCACCCAAACCGATGACGGAGAAGACGTCGCCTGGGACACGATCCGTTTGAAGCTGCAAGAGTTGATCGACGGCGAAGACAAACGCGATCCGCTGAGCGATGAAAGCCTGGTCAAGAAATTGGCCGAAGAAGGCATGACGGTGGCCCGACGTACGGTGACCAAGTATCGAAAACGCATGGGCATCCCCAGCAGCCGCCAACGCAAAGACTGGTCGCTGGCGAAGAAGTGA
- the recR gene encoding recombination mediator RecR, with protein sequence MEKHAGAVSELVDQLGRLPGVGRKSAERLAFHLLRVPEAEAIALAEAIRRVRSDIRYCQACFNLCEEALCSICRDDQRDTTRLCVVEQPRDLMSLEQSQAFNGLYHVLLGRIAPLDGIGPDQLTIEALVDRVRDGNFTEVIMATNPNVEGDGTSLYISNLLAEYPVQITRLARGITAGSVLEYANREMIADAMMGRQKL encoded by the coding sequence GTGGAAAAGCATGCAGGTGCCGTTTCTGAACTGGTCGACCAGCTCGGCCGACTTCCGGGTGTGGGCAGGAAAAGTGCCGAGCGGCTGGCGTTCCATTTGCTGCGGGTCCCCGAGGCCGAAGCGATCGCATTGGCCGAGGCGATTCGTCGTGTCCGTAGCGATATTCGCTACTGTCAGGCGTGCTTCAACCTCTGTGAAGAAGCATTGTGTTCGATCTGCCGTGACGACCAACGCGACACCACCCGTTTGTGCGTCGTGGAACAGCCCCGCGACCTGATGAGTCTGGAGCAATCCCAGGCCTTCAACGGGTTGTACCACGTGCTGCTGGGTCGGATCGCCCCGCTGGACGGGATCGGTCCGGACCAATTGACCATCGAAGCACTGGTCGACCGGGTCCGTGACGGGAATTTCACCGAGGTGATCATGGCGACCAACCCCAACGTCGAAGGGGACGGCACCTCGTTGTACATCAGCAATCTGCTCGCCGAGTACCCGGTCCAAATCACCCGCTTGGCCAGGGGGATCACCGCCGGCAGCGTGTTGGAATATGCCAATCGGGAAATGATTGCCGATGCGATGATGGGTCGTCAAAAACTTTAA
- a CDS encoding excinuclease ABC subunit UvrC yields MTDASSPDNTPTGFDQAAAKVKTFPQSPGVYLMKDDAGRVIYVGKAKNLRSRAGSYFLKAAAEDARTAPWIGEIADIDYMDCDSEVDALLMESRLIKDIQPKHNKELKDDKTFPYLMITTREEFPRVEVTREPKAKGVKLYGPFASAGALRGAIQVLQRIFKFRTCSLDISESDERWKWFRPCLLASINQCTAPCNFRIGKDDYRRDIKRLQTFLEGGKRKLIKEMRDEMMAASKAMDFERAAIVRDEIQMLERLEERGELDTHAQPEVFYIDPKKGLAGLRKVLALSETPRVIEGVDIAHLGGGETVASLVQFIDGLPFKPGYRRFKIKDVNGIDDFRSIYEVVSRRFRRLSDDSDAFPDILLIDGGKGQLNAAMAAFRDQDITPPTVISLAKRDEEIFRPGESDPLRLSKNSFALRLLQYVRDESHRFAQHYHHILRNKSTFDR; encoded by the coding sequence ATGACCGACGCTTCCTCCCCCGACAACACACCGACCGGATTTGACCAGGCCGCCGCCAAGGTCAAAACGTTTCCCCAGTCGCCAGGCGTCTACCTGATGAAGGACGACGCCGGACGGGTGATCTATGTCGGCAAGGCAAAGAATCTGCGCAGCCGCGCCGGCAGCTACTTTTTGAAAGCCGCCGCCGAAGACGCGCGGACGGCGCCCTGGATCGGCGAAATCGCAGACATTGACTACATGGACTGCGATAGCGAAGTCGACGCGCTGTTGATGGAATCGCGGCTGATCAAAGACATCCAGCCGAAACACAACAAGGAACTCAAGGACGACAAGACGTTCCCGTACCTGATGATCACGACCCGCGAGGAGTTTCCGCGGGTGGAGGTGACGCGCGAACCCAAAGCGAAAGGTGTCAAACTGTACGGGCCGTTCGCCAGCGCCGGCGCACTCCGCGGCGCGATCCAGGTGCTGCAACGGATCTTCAAATTCCGCACCTGCTCGCTGGACATCTCTGAATCCGACGAACGCTGGAAATGGTTTCGCCCCTGTTTGCTGGCGAGCATCAACCAGTGCACCGCGCCGTGTAATTTCCGCATCGGCAAAGACGACTATCGCCGCGACATCAAGCGGCTGCAAACGTTTCTCGAAGGCGGCAAACGCAAACTGATCAAAGAGATGCGTGATGAAATGATGGCCGCCAGCAAGGCGATGGATTTTGAACGCGCGGCGATCGTGCGCGATGAAATCCAAATGCTGGAACGGCTCGAAGAACGCGGCGAACTGGACACCCACGCTCAACCGGAAGTGTTTTACATCGACCCCAAAAAAGGCCTCGCGGGTCTGCGCAAGGTCTTGGCGCTCAGCGAAACGCCGCGGGTGATCGAAGGTGTCGATATCGCCCACCTGGGCGGCGGCGAAACGGTCGCCAGCCTGGTCCAGTTCATCGACGGATTGCCCTTCAAACCCGGCTACCGCCGATTCAAAATCAAAGACGTCAACGGGATCGATGATTTCCGCAGCATCTATGAGGTGGTTTCTCGGCGTTTCCGTCGGCTCAGTGACGACAGCGACGCATTCCCGGACATCTTGCTGATCGACGGCGGCAAAGGCCAATTGAATGCCGCGATGGCCGCGTTCCGGGATCAAGACATCACCCCGCCGACGGTCATTTCGCTGGCCAAACGCGACGAAGAGATCTTTCGGCCCGGCGAGAGCGACCCGCTGCGGTTGAGCAAGAATTCGTTCGCGCTGCGATTGCTGCAATACGTCCGCGACGAATCCCATCGATTCGCCCAACACTATCACCACATCCTGCGCAATAAATCGACATTTGATCGGTAG